The sequence ACACCGGCTTCAAAAAGCGGAGCGCAGTGCACGAAATTAACTGAAAATTAATGCCTTTGTCCTACAATGGTTTCACTTAACCATTCACAGGAGTTCTCAGGATGAAACCTTTCGCAAAAATGGCCCTTATCGCGGCCGCAGCCCTCGCCATCACTACCACCTCGGCTTCCGCATGCAGCGGGCAGAGCGGCATGCAGGGAATGCACGGCAGCAGCGACAACAAAATGCACATTGCCCGCAAAGTCGTTGACGCCGTCAGCCAGACGGGGCTCAGTACCGCGCAGACCCAGGCCGTCACCGACGCCATCAACACCTTCAAGGCGAAGATGATGACGCGCAAAGCGGCCAAAACGTTCCCGATCGACGCCTTCGGCGACAGTGCCTTCGATGCCAAACAGTTCAAAGCGTTCCAGCAGAAGCAGTTTGATGCGAAGATGGACGCCATGACCGAACTCTTTAACAGCATCTACGCCACCCTGACCCCGGAGCAGCGCCCCGTGTTCAAACGCGCCTTTACCGCCCCGATGGTCAAAAAGATGATCAGGCAGAACATGATCAAAGGCGGCATGAAGGGCGGCGGGATGAAGAACAGCGGTGCGAAGAACGGCGGCATGAAGAACAGCGGCATGAAATGCGGGGGGATGAAGTGCGGCGGCATGTCGCGCTGACACAGGCCCTTTTCCCTTCAGCCGGAACGGGCCGACGGCCCGCCCGGACATCCTTCCCCACCCTAAGCAAAACCACCCCTTTCTCGCACACCTCCCTCTTTTTTAAAGCGGACAGATCCTCTCAGATCACACTGATGGGCAGGTAGAAGTCCAGGTCGAAACGTTCATCGCGTTCAAGAAAATGGTTCCGGCGGTAGACGACGTAGGGCGGAAGGGTCTTCGCCTCGAACCCGCTCTCCGGCAGCCACGTATGGTAGATGTGGCGGATCAGGTTCGGTACCTCGCCGTAGCGCCCCTGCATCGTAAAGCGTGCGCACAGCGACGGCGGGATGACGAAGCTGGAGACGCTACCCGTCACTTCGAACGTCTCGGGGATCTCGATGGCCGCGACGTAGGCGCATTCGTTCAGCGGCACGATCGAGGGGTTGTCGTGGTGGAGCCCGATCTGCCGGGCAGACTCCAGGCCGTGTTCGACCGCGTACGCATAGAGCCGCCGCCAGACGTCGGCAATGGAGCGGTTGTAGCCCCGGTGACGGATGTAGGCGACACGGATGGCGGGCATCTTGACAATCTCCGGTTTCAGCCCGGTAAAATCCGACGTTATCCGCGGCGCGTTGTCCGAGTAGCGGATGTTCTCCTTTGAAAAATCGAGGTAGCCCCCTTCGCGCCACTGCGTCGGGGTGAGGCTGTAGCGCTGCCTGAAGGCGCGGATAAACGCCGAATGCGTGCTGTAGCCGCACTGCTGCGCGATCGCCGACACCTTCTCTTTCTTGTTGACAATCAGCAGGTTGGCCGCCTTCTGCAGCCGGATGGACTGCAGGGTATCGTAGAAGTTCCGCCCCGTCACCTCCTTGAAGATCCGGTGGAAATGGTACACGCTCGTACGGTTGCGCTCTGCAAGCACCTCCAGGGTGATCGGCGAGTCGATATGGCGGTAGATGTAATACAGCGCATCATTGACCACGTGAGCGTGGTGGCGCAGCGTCTCTTTCTTCATAAGACCATTTTAGCAAGATCTGCATAGTTTTATGCAAGAAATATTGAAGAGATATCTTCGGAATCGGCGTATCATCGCGTTCATACAAAAGGATACAAAATGAAACGCCAATTTATCCGGGAGATCCTGGATGTTATCACCGCGGACACCATTTCATTCGCCGGCGGGCTTCCCGACGCCGACCTCTTCCCGATCGACGCATTCAAAGTCGCGGCAGACAGGGTCCTGTCCGATCCCGCTTCGTTGCAGTATTCGCGTTCGCAGGGCTACGCCCCCCTGCGCGAAAAGATCGCGCAGCGCTATACCGACGCGGGTTTCGAAACCCGTGCGGACGAGATCCTCATCACCACCGGTTCCCAGCAGGCCATCAATCTCATCGCCCTGAGCATGCTTCCCTTCGGGGTCACCGTCGAGCTGCCCGCCTATCTCGGTGCGCTCGGCGCGTTCCGTCTGGCGAAGACGAAAACCGATGGGGTCGCCCTGGAACACGACGGTATCGCGATGACACCGTTCAGACGCAGCATCGCCAGGACGGGGGCGGCCTACCTGATCCCGGACTTCCAGAACCCGACGGGGCTGCGCTACAGCGACGCCAAACGCAATGCCGCTACCAAAGCGCTGCTGGACGCGGATGCTCTGCTGATCGAAGACGCCCCCTACAGCGAGCTCTATTTCGACCATGCCTCCCGGCCCATCAGCGCGGCGATGCCCGAACGCAGCTTCCACCTGGGCTCCTTTTCCAAGATCCTGGCCCCCGGCCTGAGGGTCGGATGGGTCCGGGCCAGCGAGGCGAACCTGCGCCGGCTGATCATTGTCAAAGAGGCGATCGACCTGCATACGTCGACGCTGGACCAGCGCCTGATCGACGCGTTTTGGGACGCCGAGGGGCTTGACCGCCACCTCTCAACCCTCCGCATCCACTACCGGGCCAAGAAAAATGCACTCGCCGGCGCACTGCGGACGCAGCTTCCCGATTTCATTTTCGACGAGCCCCACGGCGGCATGTTCCTCTACGGAAGGCTGCCCGGCTACGATACGAGAATGCTGGTCAACCGCTGCCTGGAGCACGGGGTCGCTTTCGTTCCCGGCAGCGAGTTCTACCCGGGAACGCCTGCGCTCGACGAGCTCCGGCTCAACTTCACCCACACCGACCCCGCGCAGATGCACCGCGGTGTACGCCTGATGGCCGAAGCCTACCGCGAACAGGTCGTTTCCAAAATCACGGGACTTGTAAAAGCCACCGCGTAACAAGCGCGCATCACGCCTTCACGGGAGGAACGGTGCACGCCGGGCACCTCAGCGCCCGAGCTGCTGCATGAAATGCAGGTAGAACTGCTTGGCCGTCCGTCCGCTGCGCGACGCCCGCCCGGCCGCGAAGCGCAGCGCTTCGCGCATCAGTGTCTCCCGCTCGACCTCGACCCCTTTGAAATAGTGTTCCACCATGGCCAGGTAATCGTCCTGCGTTCCCTGGTAAAAAGAGAGCCAGAGCCCGAAACGGTCCGCCAGCGAGATCTTCTCCTCGACACTGTCGCCGTAATGCAGCTCGCCGTCCCTGACTGTCGTACCGGCATTGTCGCTCATGTATTCGGGGACGAGGTGGCGGCGGTTCGAGGTGGCGTAGACCCGGACGTTTTCCGGTGCGCTCTCGATGGAACCCTCCATCGCGCTTTTGAGGTAGGTGTAGGAGAGGTCCGTCTCTCCGAACGTGAGATCGTCGAGGTAGAGGATGAAGCGGTAGGGCTCGTCGCGCAGCTCGTCGATCACCTCCGGCAGGTAGGAGAGATCCTCCTTGAAAAACTCAACGATCCGCAGCCCCTCCTCAAAGTAGGCCTGCAGCAGTGCCTTGACCAGCGAGGACTTCCCCGTCCCGCGGCTCCCCCAGAGCAGCACGTTGTTCGCGAAGCGCCCCGCCAGGAAGTTCTCCGTGTTCTCGACCAGCGCCTGCTTCTGGCGGTCGATTTTGATCAGCCCCTCCAGCGGCACCGCCTCCACTTCGGCGATGGGTTTGAGGGTCCCCGTGCGCCGTCTGAATACAGCAGCCTTGGTCGTCTTCCACGCAATCATAGCGCCTCCTTGAGGACAGAACTTTTTCTGCCATTATACCCCTGTGCAAATTTCGGGCACCTTCGCTACAATGATAATAGAATTTCACAACGGAGGGCGGAATGAGAATTGCCATGGGCGGTGCCACCGGGTTTGTCGGGAAACACCTGCGGAGACGATTTGAAGCGGAGGGGTGGGCGGTCGTGCCGCTCGGCCGCAGCGACCTCGCGCTCCCGGCCGAGGCGCTGGCCGAGAAGCTCATCGGCGCCGATGTCATCATCAATATCGCCGGGGCCCCCGTCGACCGCCGCTGGAGCCGCCGTTACAAAGCGCTGCTCGTCTCCAGCCGCGTCGGCACGACGGAACGCCTCGTCGAGGCGATCGGCCTGCTGGAGGTCAAACCCTCGCTCTATATCGGCGGTTCCGCCGTCGGTATCTATCCGTCGAAAAAGTGGCATGACGAACTGAGCGAGGAATATGCCTACACCTTCCTGAGCGAACTCTGCCGCCAGTGGGAAGCCGCCGCGACGGAAGTCAAAGCCTACGGTGTACGAACGGTCATCTTCCGCCTGGGCATCGTCCTGGGCAACGGGGGGATGCTTTCGCGGATGCTGCCCGCCTTCCGGCTCGGCCTCGGCGGGGTGGTCGGCGACGGGAAGCAGTACCTCTCCTGGATCCACATCGGCGACCTCTGCGAAGCCTTTGCCCGCGCCATTTCCGATACCCAAATGCGGGGGATCTACAACCTCGTCGCGCCCCGGGTTTCGACCAACAAGGAACTTACCGAGGCACTGGGAACACGGCTGCACCGCCCCACCTTCATGCGGCTGCCCTACTGGTTCCTGCGCCTCGTTTTCGGCGAAGGGGCACAGGTGATCGCCGGCGGGCAGTGGGCCGTACCGCGCCGCCTGCTCGATGCCGGTTTCACCTTCCGCTTTGAACACCTCGGCGACGCCCTGGACAATCTGCTTGCAAAACGGAAGGATTGAGCTCTTCGGGCCCCGCCCGAGTGAAAAAACGCTATAATTCCACCATCATTCGCAGCGGCGGAGCGTACCGAAAATCCGTAGCTTTTTTCCCTGCATTACCAAGGACCAACCATGGCTATCCCATCCGTAGCGTTCAAACGCCAGAACCACCGCCTTCTTCTCTGTGAAGATACCCGCAAAGACGAACTGCTTGCCCAGCTGCTCGCAGAAAACGCCGGCCGAAAGATCAGCGTCGTCACCGCCGGCGACGCTGCGGCCATCAACGTCCCCGAAACCGTCACCGTCCTTAGCGACGATGCCCTGGAGGGCGCGGAAAGCTGCGACCTGCTGATCAGCTACGACCTGCCGGAGGCGCCGCAGCGCTATGTCGACCGTATGGCCCTGGCCCGCGAAGCCGCCCTTGTCCTGCTGGGCGAAGCGGACCGCCCGCGGCTGATGGGCATCGAGATGCTGCTGGGCCGCGCCATCTCCCAGGAGCGCCCGGAGGGCTTTGCCCCCGAAGAGAGCGCCGCGCCGACACAGCGCCCGAAACGCTACAAAAAACCCTCCGCACGCCTCTACGAAGAAGCGGCACCGAAAAAAGCACCGGTCAAGCCGAAGGGGAAAGGTGCGCCCCGCAAACCGAAAGAGAGCGGCGTCTCACGCTATATCGGCACCGACGAGAACGGCAAGCCGATGTTCTCCGGCAAGACCGGCGAACGCAACCACCGCGCCGACGGAAAGCCCCATACCGAAGAGAGCCTGGC is a genomic window of Sulfurimonas sp. HSL1-2 containing:
- a CDS encoding AraC family transcriptional regulator, whose protein sequence is MKKETLRHHAHVVNDALYYIYRHIDSPITLEVLAERNRTSVYHFHRIFKEVTGRNFYDTLQSIRLQKAANLLIVNKKEKVSAIAQQCGYSTHSAFIRAFRQRYSLTPTQWREGGYLDFSKENIRYSDNAPRITSDFTGLKPEIVKMPAIRVAYIRHRGYNRSIADVWRRLYAYAVEHGLESARQIGLHHDNPSIVPLNECAYVAAIEIPETFEVTGSVSSFVIPPSLCARFTMQGRYGEVPNLIRHIYHTWLPESGFEAKTLPPYVVYRRNHFLERDERFDLDFYLPISVI
- a CDS encoding PLP-dependent aminotransferase family protein, encoding MKRQFIREILDVITADTISFAGGLPDADLFPIDAFKVAADRVLSDPASLQYSRSQGYAPLREKIAQRYTDAGFETRADEILITTGSQQAINLIALSMLPFGVTVELPAYLGALGAFRLAKTKTDGVALEHDGIAMTPFRRSIARTGAAYLIPDFQNPTGLRYSDAKRNAATKALLDADALLIEDAPYSELYFDHASRPISAAMPERSFHLGSFSKILAPGLRVGWVRASEANLRRLIIVKEAIDLHTSTLDQRLIDAFWDAEGLDRHLSTLRIHYRAKKNALAGALRTQLPDFIFDEPHGGMFLYGRLPGYDTRMLVNRCLEHGVAFVPGSEFYPGTPALDELRLNFTHTDPAQMHRGVRLMAEAYREQVVSKITGLVKATA
- a CDS encoding ATP-binding protein produces the protein MIAWKTTKAAVFRRRTGTLKPIAEVEAVPLEGLIKIDRQKQALVENTENFLAGRFANNVLLWGSRGTGKSSLVKALLQAYFEEGLRIVEFFKEDLSYLPEVIDELRDEPYRFILYLDDLTFGETDLSYTYLKSAMEGSIESAPENVRVYATSNRRHLVPEYMSDNAGTTVRDGELHYGDSVEEKISLADRFGLWLSFYQGTQDDYLAMVEHYFKGVEVERETLMREALRFAAGRASRSGRTAKQFYLHFMQQLGR
- a CDS encoding Spy/CpxP family protein refolding chaperone, whose translation is MKPFAKMALIAAAALAITTTSASACSGQSGMQGMHGSSDNKMHIARKVVDAVSQTGLSTAQTQAVTDAINTFKAKMMTRKAAKTFPIDAFGDSAFDAKQFKAFQQKQFDAKMDAMTELFNSIYATLTPEQRPVFKRAFTAPMVKKMIRQNMIKGGMKGGGMKNSGAKNGGMKNSGMKCGGMKCGGMSR
- a CDS encoding TIGR01777 family oxidoreductase, with amino-acid sequence MRIAMGGATGFVGKHLRRRFEAEGWAVVPLGRSDLALPAEALAEKLIGADVIINIAGAPVDRRWSRRYKALLVSSRVGTTERLVEAIGLLEVKPSLYIGGSAVGIYPSKKWHDELSEEYAYTFLSELCRQWEAAATEVKAYGVRTVIFRLGIVLGNGGMLSRMLPAFRLGLGGVVGDGKQYLSWIHIGDLCEAFARAISDTQMRGIYNLVAPRVSTNKELTEALGTRLHRPTFMRLPYWFLRLVFGEGAQVIAGGQWAVPRRLLDAGFTFRFEHLGDALDNLLAKRKD